The following proteins are co-located in the Apium graveolens cultivar Ventura chromosome 5, ASM990537v1, whole genome shotgun sequence genome:
- the LOC141660608 gene encoding uncharacterized protein LOC141660608, with protein sequence MLANGTPADSVDEYVKIGKSTAIESLKKFCRGVVDIFESEYLRSPNETDITRLLCVAEYRGFPGMLGSLDCMHWQWDKCPTAYHGMYTGHVHKPMIILEVVASYDLWIWHAFFGIPGSFNDINVFDQSPLF encoded by the coding sequence ATGCTCGCGAATGGAACGCCAGCCGACAGTGTTGATGAGTACGTAAAGATTGGAAAAAGCACAGCCATAGAATCGCTTAAGAAATTTTGTAGAGGAGTGGTCGATATTTTCGAATCCGAATACTTGAGGAGTCCAAATGAAACTGATATTACAAGGCTGTTATGTGTAGCTGAGTATCGTGGATTTCCAGGAATGTTAGGCAGCTTGGATTGTATGCATTGGCAATGGGATAAATGTCCCACTGCTTATCATGGCATGTACACCGGGCATGTTCATAAACCCATGATCATACTTGAAGTCGTTGCCTCGTATGATTTATGGATTTGGCATGCCTTTTTTGGGATACCAGGTTCTTTTAACGATATAAACGTGTTTGATCAGTCTCCTCTATTTTGA